The Syngnathus typhle isolate RoL2023-S1 ecotype Sweden linkage group LG3, RoL_Styp_1.0, whole genome shotgun sequence genome window below encodes:
- the mvb12a gene encoding multivesicular body subunit 12A, producing MMGTTDHGVVRPLTAVAWTSNTSTCPKDFTLINITEDGANANFTRSFAIRSGYYLCYSKDTSGGMVVSDIQVITDKDAIPHGFCFIAEHLEPKATVWKKKRICVRVVPVGSVDTAVLDIKLTAKSKMMLQHYTCVGDIHGYVLWCRKGHFTSTTPQVKPRNVSLGLRRLSLELPPTPQPLRASNPPQVPNGKISYRRHSLHVNESLDKPADSSIQVITALDGVPFSLNPKFNIQPNATTPQLNNIRIKSLQDIENEYNYTFAVEELAAKRARPLVSTSSAAQ from the exons ATG ATGGGCACCACAGATCATGGGGTAGTTCGGCCACTGACAGCAGTGGCGTGGACATCCAACACTTCCACCTGCCCTAAAGACTTCACCTTG ATCAACATCACTGAAGATGGAGCTAACGCAAACTTCACACGCAGCTTCGCCATAAGGTCGGGTTATTACCTTTGCTACAGTAAG GACACCTCTGGTGGGATGGTCGTGTCAGACATTCAGGTCATTACTGACAAGGACGCCATCCCTCATGGCTTCTGCTTCATTGCAGAGCACTTGGAACCAA AGGCCACCGTTTGGAAGAAAAAACgcatttgtgtgcgtgttgtccCCGTCGGTAGTGTGGACACAGCTGTCTTGGACATCAAACTGACAGCCAAAAGCAAAATGATGTTACAACACTACACATGTGTTGG AGACATCCACGGTTATGTGTTGTGGTGTCGAAAGGGTCATTTTACCAGCACCACGCCCCAAGTCAAGCCTCGTAATGTCAGTCTGGGCCTTCGTAGACTCTCTCTGGAGCTTCCTCCTACTCCACAGCCTCTAAGAGCCAG CAATCCTCCTCAAGTGCCTAACGGTAAAATCAGCTACAGGCGCCACTCCCTCCATGTCAACGAGTCCCTGGACAAACCGGCTGACAGCAGCATCCAAGTAATCACAG CGCTAGATGGAGTGCCTTTCAGCCTTAACCCAAAGTTTAATATCCAACCAAATGCTACG ACTCCTCAGCTCAACAACATTCGTATAAAATCGCTCCAAGACATAGAAAATGAG TATAACTACACATTTGCAGTGGAGGAGTTGGCTGCCAAGAGGGCCAGACCGCTAGTGTCGACATCCTCAGCAGCTCAGTGA
- the LOC133150920 gene encoding basement membrane-specific heparan sulfate proteoglycan core protein-like, whose amino-acid sequence MIIAERDGQAAQKVIELSSAIIMDSFPCALLLFSLLCSATGQGPEVSVEPQVTTVREGESVSLRCQVASGTHSTQLQWRKANNQALADNIKIGPNGVVLTVANARPNNQGEYQCVATSAAGSSVASAQINIKYPPNVRLSPTGPLRVKIGDRVSVQCRATGRPRPKLSWRRQDSALQLPSEETDGFSTIQWTVVRAEDAGVYICQAENTVGKTEVKLEVIMGGGPGAPIASVSHKEMTVVEGRSVTIRCQATGSPSPVVTWSKLRAPLPWKHTVAGGVLTLTSVGRQDSGQYICNATNIQGFSEAYTQIEVESPPYATVMPEQVKVQPGDALTLRCLAHGSHPIQFQWSRVGRGNLPAGSQTTIDGQLVIARVRMGDGGSYKCVSTNHIGSSEALAKVIVKG is encoded by the exons ATGATTATAGCAGAAAGAGATGGTCAGGCAGCACAGAAAGTGATTGAACTCTCTTCTGCAATCATCATGGACTCATTCCCCTGTGCTCTGCTCCTCTTCTCCCTGTTATGTTCAG CCACTGGTCAAGGTCCTGAGGTTTCAGTGGAGCCCCAGGTTACGACTGTGCGCGAAGGCGAGTCGGTCAGCCTCAGGTGCCAAGTGGCGAGCGGTACTCATTCCACCCAGCTGCAGTGGAGGAAGGCCAATAATCAAGCCTTAGCAG ACAATATCAAGATTGGCCCCAATGGTGTGGTTCTGACCGTTGCTAATGCTCGACCAAATAACCAGGGCGAGTACCAATGTGTGGCGACCAGTGCTGCTGGATCCAGTGTTGCTTCAGCACAGATCAACATCAAAT ATCCTCCCAACGTGCGCCTGTCACCAACTGGGCCCCTGAGGGTCAAAATTGGTGACCGGGTATCAGTGCAGTGTCGGGCTACAGGCAGGCCACGGCCCAAGCTGAGCTGGAGACGCCAAGATTCCGCTCTGCAGCTGCCTTCTGAGGAGACAGATGGTTTTAGCACCATACAA TGGACTGTCGTGCGTGCAGAGGACGCAGGTGTGTACATTTGCCAAGCTGAGAACACTGTGGGCAAAACAGAGGTCAAACTGGAGGTCATCATGGGAGGGGGACCTGGTGCACCCATTGCATCAGTGAGTCATAAAGAAATGACAGTTGTGGAGGGTCGTAGTGTCACTATCCGGTGTCAAGCTACTG GTTCTCCCTCTCCTGTCGTCACATGGTCCAAACTGAGAGCcccgttgccatggaaacacacAGTAGCTGGTGGTGTCCTGACACTGACCAGCGTGGGGCGCCAGGATTCCGGCCAATACATTTGTAACGCTACCAACATACAAGGCTTCAGTGAGGCATACACGCAAATAGAAGTGGAGA GCCCTCCTTATGCCACGGTTATGCCCGAGCAGGTGAAGGTCCAACCCGGTGATGCTCTGACTCTGCGCTGTCTGGCCCACGGCTCTCATCCCATTCAGTTTCAATGGAGCCGGGTGGGCAGAGGCAACCTGCCCGCTGGAAGTCAGACCACCATCGATGGACAGCTTGTCATAGCTCGTGTTAGAATGGGTGACGGCGGATCATACAAGTGTGTGTCGACCAATCACATTGGCTCCAGTGAGGCACTGGCTAAAGTCATAGTTAAAG GCTAG